Proteins encoded in a region of the Flavobacteriaceae bacterium HL-DH10 genome:
- a CDS encoding sulfite exporter TauE/SafE family protein produces MTYLEILQDYNLTVLQWVAIGLAVFLLGLSKSGIKGIGIIIVVILAFVFGEKASTGILLPMLICADVFAVIYYNRHAQWNIIKKLIPWMIAGVLVGVWIGNDISEMVFKRLMAIIIIVSVLIMFYSESRKSNKVPTNKLFSSGTGFLAGFTTMIGNLAGPISNIYFLAMRFPKNEFIGTAAWLFFIINVFKLPFHIFVWNTVTIETLVLNSVLIPPVIIGFFLGAYIVRLISNVNYRRFILIVTAIGGVIMLFR; encoded by the coding sequence TTGACTTATTTAGAGATTTTACAAGATTACAATTTAACTGTTTTACAATGGGTAGCTATTGGATTAGCTGTTTTTCTTTTAGGTTTATCTAAATCTGGAATTAAAGGCATAGGCATTATCATTGTGGTTATTCTGGCTTTTGTTTTTGGAGAAAAAGCATCTACGGGCATATTGTTACCCATGCTAATTTGTGCCGATGTTTTTGCAGTTATTTATTATAACAGGCATGCACAATGGAACATCATTAAAAAACTAATTCCATGGATGATTGCTGGCGTTTTGGTTGGTGTATGGATAGGTAATGATATTTCTGAAATGGTGTTTAAAAGGCTCATGGCAATCATTATTATTGTTTCTGTATTGATAATGTTTTATTCTGAAAGTAGAAAGTCTAACAAAGTACCAACCAACAAATTATTTTCTAGCGGAACAGGGTTTTTGGCTGGTTTTACAACTATGATAGGTAATTTAGCAGGACCTATTTCGAATATTTATTTTCTTGCTATGCGTTTCCCAAAGAATGAATTTATTGGTACAGCGGCTTGGTTATTTTTCATCATAAATGTGTTTAAATTACCTTTTCATATTTTTGTTTGGAATACGGTTACTATAGAAACGTTGGTTTTAAATTCCGTTTTAATTCCACCTGTTATTATTGGATTTTTCTTAGGCGCTTATATTGTTAGGCTTATTTCTAATGTAAATTATAGACGTTTTATATTAATTGTTACAGCTATTGGAGGTGTTATTATGCTTTTT